DNA sequence from the Acipenser ruthenus chromosome 8, fAciRut3.2 maternal haplotype, whole genome shotgun sequence genome:
TGCTATTGTTTGCTAACTTCCCCGAACTAACAGAGTTGAGATAAGGGTAGACAGGCAGCCACACACATACTGACTGCAAGCAGCCATTTTTAATCATAATAATTGCTTAGCTCCGGTTTACAGAAAGCTCTAGAACTTTTCTGCGTTTATTTTTTCTTGGGTTAATTGCGTTTGAAGTGATCTCCCAGTGAAAGCTCAGTCTTGACTGTTTACTACAGGGTTAATCTCTCTAGCATACAGCAAAGCTGAAAGGGCTAGGACTGAGGCACAGAGAGTTCAAGTGACTTCACCCTTCACTTGCTTACACAGAAGTGTGTGGTAATGCTTCATTTTTAGAACCTAATTACACATTTGCTTAGTTGGAACCTTGCTAGAAATAGGTTCAATAAAGAAAATCCTCTGCGGCTTTATGACCCACGTTATCTACATTTTTAATGGTGGAATTCAGTTGAACTTCCAGTTATAGCAGGACACGCCCCAGGCACTATGTCGTTAGAAAAAGTTTAATTTCTACAagcccttaatatatatataaaagcacatgCAGTCTATAAGGTTTGACTGAATTCTGCCATTGAACAGGTACATAATGcaggtgctgttttttttattgaatctcTTTTATTGAAATGTAGCAGGGGCAGTCTCTGGGGCAACCTTTTTCATCAGAAATGGGGATAGGACTGTAGATGGAGACTGTTGGCATTCATACCATATTGTCTGGTCATTTTTGTACCCTGCTTGTGTTGTTTCAGTGATTTAAGCACAAATATGATTGGCTATTGCTGGCTGCATGTGAGGGAAGCAGTGTTATTGATGCACCTTTAGgttacttttttttcagtttctaaaGATATTTTTTGCTTGCAAGACCACAAAAAGTGGAATACACATTTGAGTATTTATATCTGAGAATAAAGTATTTATACGTTAattatgaaagttttttttttatgtgatacGTACCTTAGTTAACTGGCCAATCAAAGGGAACAACCATTTGTCACTATTTAGTTAAAGTGACAATATAAATATAGGTTGTAATTTGAATGTGTATGTGTGAACTTTGGGTGTCACCCTAACCGTGTTGCTGTATTACATTAAGCCCTGGCAGGATATATAGATCTATTAATGAACTGGTCCCTGGGGGCCACATTTGTAATATATAGCAGCGACGGGACTTCATACTTATCCCTGGGGTTCATAATGATACCAATTAGAAATGAAACACATAGGTCTCCAGGGGGCACTCTAAGAGAATACAGCAGTGAGTCAATTAAATAACTGTTTCCTGAGAGACAGACCCTGACAGAACACTGCAAGTGCAGCTTGCGTTGTCAGTGAACCCTCGAGTGACTCCGGCTAATGAATCTAGAAACTGAGCACATTACTGTGTTTTCACAGTTATTTCCAGTTTACTGCTTGTattttctgtgctttaccatggtttactATAGTTTGATTTTTCTTGCTTGCCTGATTTTTTAATTATGCTTTCACTATATTTTATTTCAGAACTGTGGTAGCACTTTACACATTGTGTGCAGAGCATATAACACATCCAGGCCAGGCTGTCATTCTCAATTCTCTGCTTGTAAACCACAAATGGGCTGCTTGCGGAAGAACTGTTAAGCCCTTTATTTCAAGAAACTCAGAATTAGATGCCATTACATTTTAGAGGTAAATGATGAAAACAATTGTAGCATACTGTACAAGAATGGGCAGTGCAGCCCATTTATACACTACAATGCAAAGTAAAATCCCCTTGCCTTTCATCAGACCCATTTTATGACTTGCTGGTGCCCTTTTATGGTTGCCTTTTCTTTTTCCGCAGGCAATTCAATTGAATGAACGCCAGCTAGTTAATTATTTCTGGTGTACATGgttacacatacagcatacagcaTTGGGAGCTCTGCATTGGCCTTTGCGATCCGGCAGGCTTGGAAGGAAAATCTTCTGGGGTCTCTTTACCACTTCACAGCAACCCCAACTGGTCCGCCACCAGACTAGGCCAGACGGTGACCTGTCACCCTCCTCTTGTTGCCAGTATTCAGTAGTTTGCCAATATCTGCTGCGGCTTTAAAGAGGCGATTGGCTATACAGCCGGAAAGTGAGTTGCAGCGTTTAGATGGCATTCAAATTGGAAGTTTCACAAATTGGTCATGTCTTATGACGGCCACGGCAGCAACCACAAAATGGTTTGCTTTAACATTGTTGGTATAACAGTGCAGCCTTGGGGAATTTGTTGATATAAATTTTATGTGcggtttaaaaaatacatgtcttttttttaataaaaatcatctgaatgtatttgtttttctgtggcaGGTTGTTGAAGAGCTGATCCTGTAAGAATGCAGAGTATAAAGTGTGTGGTGGTGGGCGATGGCGCAGTGGGAAAGACCTGCCTGCTGATCTCCTACACAACCAACGCCTTCCCCAAAGAGTACATCCCCACCGTCTTCGACAACTACAGCGCCCAGGTGACTGTGGATGGCAGGACTATTAGCCTAAACCTGTGGGACACGGCAGGCCAGGAAGAGTACGACAGGCTGCGCACGCTGTCCTACCCGCAGACCAACGTCTTCGTCATCTGCTTCTCCATTGCCAGCCCGCCCTCCTACGAGAACGTCAAGCACAAGTGGCATCCAGAGGTCACCCATCACTGCCCCAACACGCCCATCCTGCTGGTGGGCACGAAGAAGGATCTACGGAACGATGCTGAGCTCTTGAAGAAGCTCAAGGAGCAGAACCAGACCACCATCAGCCAGCAGCAGGGCACCGCACTGGCCCGACAGATCCACGCAATCAAGTACCTGGAGTGCTCAGCCCTCAACCAGGACGGCATCAAGGAGGTCTTTGCTGAGGCAGTTCGGGCCTTCCTCAACCCGCTGCCTGTCACCACCAAGAAACCCTGTGTGCTGTTGtaaaccaaacaaaagaaaaatgataagaaatgtaataatattgaaaataataataatgagacggTGAGAGAGTGATGGGGCTAGTAGTAGATGTATATTGTAACTCTTTTTATCCAATACGACAGCCCTCCTAAGTTGTTTTTGAATTTGGGCTGTACAATGTTCTGATATTTTATTCTTGCTGGAAAGGCAATTTGTGGACAGACATTTTCAGACAGCCTCAAGCGGCAGTCTCATGTTTGGAAGATTAAGTGGAATGCTTAGTGAGTCATAACTACAATCAGAGTTATAGCTGGATATAGTGCCAACTAATATTGCTGTTGTATCGGATAAAAATAATTCATTCCAGCCCTGTTTTAGGAATTATAGCCACACATCCTCCAAGAAGtctttttgctttgcttttttaatgcattgttttCTGCTGGGCTTACAATCTGTAATTCTGTCCACTATTtaatgtgtcattgtgtgtgagGGAGGGCAGTCAAGGCAGGAAAACATACTTTTGGCactgaaaacatatttttcaaacttgaaaggtgtgtgtgtgtgcatggaataaaaaaaaaaaccagtgtgcTGCTTGCACTCATTGTAAAACTGAACCACCTACAGTATCTCATGTGACCTTATTTTGAAGAGTTCCAGTACACACTTACAGAGGTTGCTGGGTTTTTTTCCAGACGACTAATATATAGAATCACATTCAGAGCAGGATGAAAAAAATAGAGCAATACAATCTGACAATCATTGTGAATGGAGGAGAGGAGGCTGTGGAAATACTTTCTATATCATTAAACTGATCAACtgtcacatttaataataatagagaTTTTCTAtcagcttaaaaaaaacattcctgtgCATTGCAGTTTATACACAATATTTGTAGaagtatattaatgttttaaatgtaaatacgtTGCAATTAAAGGATCTAATATTTCAGACGCTTACATTCTTACAATCTGGATACTTCCCCCCAAGAAAGctcaacatatattttttttatttttttaacaaaaatgctTGCTTTTCAAAGCATGCTTATGGGAAAATGTGGGTATAGTGAAACTGCCAGTTTGTACTATCCCTACTCTGTGAAATCCGCTCACAAATTAAACTGGGGTTTTCCTGAGAGGCATTTTGCACAATTACATGTAGATAAGAACATATCAGTACATATCGTATAGGGTGTTTCAGTGTACCATACCGAGGTTGCAGACACAAATAGTAAGATATCTTAAGTGCTCTGGGTTGGACTGTAAATAAGTCAAGCACATATTAACCTGTTGTTGAGAGCCCTTAGTGTGCCCTACGAATGACGACTTTCAGTGGTGTGATCAACTATTGCCCATTGTTGAACTCTGATTGGTGGGGAACATTGGTAGTGGAGTCTTCTCTGAGATACTGCTGGATGCCTAGGACTTCCTTTCAATCCTGAGTTTCTACAGAAGCAGTATATATTCTTTGAAATAGAGAAAACAGCTCTCCTTTTTTTTACCACGGTTTTGTGTCAGTTTGAAAACCCCTTTTCTGTGTTGCATCTGTTTTTGGAAACATCCTCTTTTGTATTCACAATTGCTCAATTTCTGCTCAGAAATGCATAAAGGTACCATATTGTTACCCCTTGTGTCTCAAATATCAATATCAACCCCAAAGGCTGCAATAATTCCTTTCGACAGGTTTGTTAATGAAAAGCTTGCTGTAGTTTCTTTATAAATTGATAGAATATTTAACTGTGAAAGTTAGACATGCACTGCACCTGTCTGCAGTGTAATACATATGTTAAAAATATAGATATGCCAAAGAATAACCACAAAAAAACCCCAGACAGGTACGCTGCAATTTAATCTCAGGTGGTTAAAAGGTTTTCTGTTTCTTGCCCTGCGTGAAACCAGTGTATTGCTGTGTAGCGCAGTAGAGCTGGAGCTGTATTCATTCCTAATTCATTTCAGAAGGAATTTGTCAGCACATAGTTAAGaatgtacaaacacacacatggggGGCTGTTGTAATAATAGAAACAGTGCCAGATCTAAGTACCATCACCctttaactctatattaatcctGCGGTGATGTACAGAAT
Encoded proteins:
- the LOC117962431 gene encoding rho-related GTP-binding protein RhoG-like — translated: MQSIKCVVVGDGAVGKTCLLISYTTNAFPKEYIPTVFDNYSAQVTVDGRTISLNLWDTAGQEEYDRLRTLSYPQTNVFVICFSIASPPSYENVKHKWHPEVTHHCPNTPILLVGTKKDLRNDAELLKKLKEQNQTTISQQQGTALARQIHAIKYLECSALNQDGIKEVFAEAVRAFLNPLPVTTKKPCVLL